The Musa acuminata AAA Group cultivar baxijiao chromosome BXJ3-6, Cavendish_Baxijiao_AAA, whole genome shotgun sequence region gatgtgaatttgatagaatatttttcagtgtccttaaatgtgtgtttgaatcctggattgatttgtgttgaaatttttaatatcatacatattttgaggggtgtgacaTCACCTTCCTCACCAAGCTGTTCACCTTCCTCCTTCAAAGAGTTGCCGCTTCAACAGAACAAAGGTACTCAACTACGTTGATCCTCTCTTTCTTACTGTCTCTTTACTAACCTTCTATTGCAGGAATTCGCAGCTCATCAGCGAAGATGAGATCAAGCCAATAACAACGTACGAGTGCTACTCTGATGTCGAAGAGTTAGCTGCCAGCATCTTTGGCAGGGAAGACGGCCTACTGTTTTTCTACAACGAAAGCATCACTGCTGATACCCCACTTCTCGAAGAAGCAAAAGACTTGGATGAGCGACACGCCTTCAAAGTCGACGAAAGCTTTGTCGCAGAATCCCCTCTGGAAGAGCATGAAGGTCTCGGGCTCGAGCATGGCGATGTTGTGGCGATCGTCGACCTAAAACCATCGAATCATCCACCTTCAATCATATCTAATGGGCCTCTAAAAGGTCCCTTTAGATGCCACTACTTGTTGGAAGCataaagccttctgttgatattgcTTATGCTGTTGATTACAGATGAAGATACGGGTGGGGATGCGCTCCACAGCAATGGAGATGAGAAGCAGCAGGAGTTGTCAAAGATGGAGAAACTCTTCATCGTCGACCGAACCCATTCTGTCGACAGCAAAAGGTTGCAGCTGGAGGAGGACACGTTCGGTGGTTCTCTCACAGGTGCATCGACATCCAAGAGCTCTATGGAGTGGAGAAGCTCCACGATCTTCAGGGACTCGGAGACAGAatgccccttctcctcctcatcacgCAGGAGCTCTTCCAACTGGGAAACGTACACCTTGTTCCGCAAGTACGAGGAGGAGATGATCTTCTTCGATAGAATCAGCGCACAAAAGCTGACGGAAACAGGTCACTCGTCATGCATTTCTCACATCCTCTCTCAACAAATTTGGTTCACGGATTGACAAGATCACGTATATCGTAATTTTCAGAATTGTTTAGATCGATGAAGTTCCAACCAAGATCAACCTCGCAAAGGATAGCTCACATATTTACAACACACAAGAACAGGGGAAGCAGGGATCCGTATCAAGAACTGGAGGGTGCTTATGTGTCTCAGATTTGCCTCGCATGGGAAGCTCTTAACTGGAATTACACCAACTTTTGGCAAAAGATTGCCAAGGGATCAGACAGCGAAAGCTCTTCTTGCACCGCATGGATAGCTCAGAAATTCCAACAGTTCCAGGTCCTCTTGCAGCGATTCATAGAAAATGAGCCTTATGAGCGTGGTCGGAGGCCCCAAGTCTTCGCGTGGAAGCGGATTTCTTCTCCAAAGTTGCTCCTAGTTCCTGAGTTCCGAGGTTGCTACACACCTGTCTCCTTTGCCTCAttgcctaccttttagacttTCCCAAGtgctaacctctctctctctctctctgcatcacTGACCTCAAAGGATACAGAAGCAGATGAAGGTAAAGAAGAAATGATCTCATCCACCGAGTTCTTGGCGATTCTCGAAGATGCGATTCGAACCTTCATGAACTTCCTCAAGGCAGACACGGCGAATCCTTGCCAAATGCTCAAagctttcttcaagacaaagcccAGTTCGGTGGATCCAAATCTTCTTCGTCTTCTCAAAAGAACTAATAAGAAAGTGGGTCATTCATGCACTGCCTCTTCTACTTCTGCTCTTCTTTTTCCTTGTATACTCATACGGACACGATATCTTCATTTCAGAACAAGACGAGGCTTAAGGATCTCTCGAAGCGAAGAAGGTGTCTGATGAAGAAGAagcgaaaaggagaagaggatatGGAGATATTGATGGGTCTAATAGACATGAAGATCGTGTCCAGAGTCCTAAGGATGCCTGAGATCAGCCAAGAGCAGCTGCGGTGGTGCGAGGAGAAGATGAGCAAAGTGAAAGTATGGGACGGCAAAATCCAAAGAGATTCGTCCCCACTTTTCTTCTTCCCTGTTCGCTGACTCCAACGTCGCCAGCGTCGTGTAATCTGCTTTGCTTTAGGTTGCCTGATGACTAGATAAAGCGCCTGCGTATACATGAGAACATGCATCCCACCCTGCCCTTGTCACTGCAAAGACAGAGACAGGTGCCCACAGTTGGACATGGGTGCATGCATGTTGGTGTGACTTGGAGATCGAGGTTTTGGGATGCAATGTTGGgtagaaaaaggagaaaagtgtatAGGACTCCTGTGAACTTTGAGTGACAAAACAAAagtgatatatatattatatatgtatatatatatatacatagagcagagagagagagcgaagcgCACCTTTAGCTTTTTGCTTTACGTGGCTACGTTTCTCGGTGGATAGGGCTCCACAATAGAAGAAGCTGGCAGGCAGCAAACAAACACCAGTAACAACAGTTCTTTCTTTCATGCCAAGTCTATTTTACGGTGTCACCTTTGTTTTCGTCAAACCAGGATTATGGCACTAATTATACTTTTAAGATATCCATGATGGCATCGTGTTCGGCTTGACTAAGTTTACGTGGTCTTTGTGAGAGGATAATAGTTCGGCATAAATGTGTAGCGATATGTATTTAATACTAAGCACATAAGAAATTTTAGATCATAGGGGCGTTGATTGATCTGACCAATGGGGCCAACATTAGTGGACAGTCTTGATGTAAAGCTGGACCTCCCCCCAGCCCCCCAAAGTGGAGGCTGAATTGGAGCCACTGATTTTGGTGGGGCCTATCTCAGCGGACACCATGCAAAGCGGAGTATTTAAGGTTGGAGAGGGTCCACTGCCAGCGGAGAGGCCCGACGGGACGGCACGTCACGCGTCACTTCCTCCGCTTTCGCCTATCTCGCGCGAGCGTCTTCTCGGTAAAGATTCGATCTAGGGTTGGAATGCACAAATCATTCAAGAGGAGTTGCGGTGTCGAGTCGACCGCAGCAGCACCGGCGTGGGCGGTGATTCGTCGGGAGGTGACTCGTGGAGTTGTCGCCCGGCTCCGAGGGGTTGGCCTCACGCCTTCAACAACCTGCTTTGCTCGGATCGGTGGCTGCTTCTTCCAGGTAGGTCGGAAAATTATGCGTCTCTTCTTGGATTTCAGCCGGGAATTCGTTATTTGATTCTGCGGAATGGGTAATCGACTGTTCTTATGATGATATACCATTTGCTTCCCAAGTCTCGGTTAATTCATGATTCATGCCCGTCGGTGTGTTGTTCTTATGAATGCATAGCAAATCAAAGACTTTGTTGCGGATCCACCCGTTGATGGTGTTAGATTAACTTATTCATCTCAGATTTTGTGAGGAATAAGCAGAGACTTCACGGTACTCGCTCGATTAGTCTCCTTGTTCTTTGTTTCCAAGGCGAATTGGGTGGGCGAAGGCTCGGGTCGGACATGTTTGGGAGCCGCCTCCGGATCCAGTTATCCGACAACGTTTCTTGTCGGGTGTCACGATCAAAGCCCCAATTGATCTTTCGTTTCTtattctttcttgatctttcgttTCTTGTGAGGAAAATGACATCTCCTCTCTAAGAGCTTCTTTTTGATCCGATGATTCTGTCTTTGATTCCAGTCTGATATATCAGAAAATATATTCACGGATTTTATATGCTATTACTATTATCATCCCGTTCACTTTCCTAAATATTTGTTCTTGCTTGTAGACTAGGGATTTTAGCAGTATTCTAATAGCATTGTTACTGTCTGTGGGAAAGAGATGCTCTGTTCCTCTCAATGTTCATTCTCAACCTTGACATTGAACTTTCCCTTTTGATCATTTGCAGGCGGCAGGGCGAAGGGGTTTCTGCTGGTGTATATCACTGGCTAGCACTTGGCGTACACATTAACAGCTCTTTGTGGTGAGAAAAATACTTTCTTTGGCCCTGGCATTAGGTCTTAATTCTTGGTTCACTTGCAACAGTATTAGATCCAAAAATAAACAAGTAATCTCAAATCGATTTAAACAAAGTCATGCATGAATCCTAACAAAATGGATCaaacatataaaattatcatgCGGATAACATGTTTATTATCACATTGTAATAAATCGAATACCTGATGTTGCACTTGTGCAACAATGGGTGGAGAGGTTTTTCTCTGTGGCATAAGTCCTTTATTctcccaacaacaacaacaacaacaacaacaacaacaacaacaaggataACTCATATCGTACTCCCAATAGCAAACAAAATGATATACCACCCTATCAAGGTGGTGATAAATTTTTCCTAATAACAATTAGTAACGAATTGAGAAATCGTCTAACCGTCTTGTTTGATAGTCTGAtaatcttctaatgaaatcacccTACTAATATGGCTTATATGAAACAATGTCCAATCATTTGTAATTTCATTCAATCATTTGTAATTTCATTCATCCATACATACATTCAAAGAGACATGTCAAAGATATCATGATAGATTATACTTTGTATGTGGCATGAGAGACCCAGTACAATGGTGATTCCAAACAGTTATGGGCTGTGTCGCATGAGACTGCATTGAGCATTGTTAGGAGTGATTTGAAAATATGAAAATCTTCAAATATGATTTACTTTTTCTTGTGTTTATTGAATTTTATGTTataattcaaaataattaaattaacagtaaaaactaatttaatttgataaaaaattttaaaaaattaaattaatattaacaaCTCTACATAATTcatcttttaaattaaaaatccAACATTAATCAATATcaaaaatttatgaaatattaaacaACTAGAaatcaatcaaatattttaaaatttagacTAAAAGAAAAAGGTGGAGAACATACATTTTAAAGCTAAGGTTAAGAACAAGAATCCTCCCTCGTGGTCAAATCCCTGTCAGCCAAGTTTAAGATGAGAAAGGGAGTCCACTCTCAGGATTGTAAAGGGGATGTGGATTTATAATATGGTAGGGCCGTATAATTCCAttttaagttttttatttttaatataaagtaATTAGGTTATTTTTATCAGAATGTTCAAAAGTAGGAAATATTTTAATTGTTAAAGCATATTCCTTATGAGGGCATATAAGATtaggaagaaaaaataataataaaatgggaAATTAGTTATGACATATTTATTGGGGAAGCAAAAAAGGTTAAGATGATTATATGGTGCATTTGGAAACACATTTACATTTGTATGTCCATTTGGAGAAAGAGATTTGAGTGAATGTATTGTGAAATACTTTGAATATTTGGTAAACAAACTATATTTCAAATGAGCATTAACGTAagtgttgtttggtaaaattatattttaaaaattcattgaatattatgtaataaattcacccttctaatatttttaatatctattcaaaagtgaatatatattttttattcaaattaataggtaaatagataaaataaataaatgaacatatgtaatcttacaaaaaatttagaaaaaaaatttgtATGGTGTAACAGACTTGTGAGATAAGGAGTTGACAATGGCaaaaatcaagagagagagagagaaaatgatgGTTTGGAGTTTCTATTATATAATGACAATCTTGTGATTTTAGAGAATATCATAGGATTCTTTGAAAATTTTCATTAGCATTCTGAAATGCTAATGCTACCCTAAGATAGTAGAAATGCCTCATAATACCATTATGTCCTGCGAGAAAAAGTCCTGCGAGAAAAGATCCAGGTTTCATCTTCTGTTGCtcatcaccatctcttcctctttcttctcgtCGACTTTACCGTCGCATATAAGATGGGAAAGTTAGGATGAGCATGTTTTCCGACTTTCAGCTGCTTCATCGACTGTATGCTTTCTTTCGGCGGATACGAAACGATGGTGCTTCGTTATACCGAAGCTTTCTATTTGCCTATGTGGTAACCCATCACAACATATTGAGAAGTTGATGCAACTTAGTGGTTCTGCATCTTCTTATATGGTGTTTCTGTTTCTGCCGGAGTTAGGAGCACATTTGGGTCACACGAGACAACACCGAGGTCGATCGTATCGGACAAAGTCTTACACTATGTCAGTGGACAAATGACATCCGCGGCAATATCTGTGCCAACTTTGAAGAGCTGAGAGAGGTAAGAATGCTTTCCAACTCTATCTGCTTGCGTATAAGTTCTCCTTTGGTCCTTATAAGTGAAATTGCCTTCAGATGTTCCTCCAGCTGCTGTACGAGCACATCAGAGAAGAATCGAGACCACGAAGGTGATTGCTTGAACTATAGTCTCTTCAAGAACTCTTCTACATAGCGATTGAAGCATTCTGTTGCTTTGCGAGCTCAGTCACAAGGAGTTTCTGTCGAGGAGCCTGAGACAGTGGGATTCAGCTTCAAGTGGGACGCTTTGCTCACCATTAAATTTCTTGTGTCTTCTCTTCGTTCAGTGTTCTCTAATGTGTTTGCTCGGTCAGTCATTTCACTCTTAGGCTATGCTGCTTCAAATGAAATAGCCAGGCAAGCTGCTGAAATCCTGTTTGATCCAGACACAGACTACGACGAGGTAGGACGCTTTAATTGGCCATCATGCGTGCATGCGCTGAAGATTCACGTACTTTTGCAGGTTCACAGCATTCTTGGCGATGGAGAAAACATCCCCTACCATAGGCAGCTCGtatgatgataaaaaataattataataattataaataaatttttaatcaaaacaaaaactcatatgatgataataatcatgataaaatatatatttttatgtgaaaataaacataattttacaatttaatatatatgaataattatttaattatccaataataataattagaatttaaataccacaagaaataaaaaatttcacTAATATGTCATATGAGAAACTATAAGAAAAATtcataacttatattttttaattctgtAAAGGACATAAATAGGCTAATTaactctatttaattaggtaattcAAAAATTGAGCTATAATGATTTGGTAGCCAACCGCTCAAATTGAACCCAACAACCACCCCAATCAATTTGTAATTAAGATCCAATTGACCTAAGACTAATtagatcaaaattaaaattagaatAGAGTGGTCAAAGTTTgatttgattgataaaaaaataaaagctaaCCATATCTAAATCTGatagaaaaaaatttattgaggttagaattattaagatcttattggcactaagagggggggtcggGGGTGAATtatgtaaaaatatttttaatcgattttaaaattttatcgataatcaaCATGTTTTAGAAACTCGATTGATTAAATTAAAGTCGCAagtaaagataataaaattaagtCACAAGTAGAGGAAAAGTAAAGAGaagcaaatcaatttatagtgattcggtcttcTTGACCTATgttcactcccaattcctcttccatcgagaccaCTAGTTTTCACTATCGATATTCTTTCTAACGAACGAATATCAACTATCCttattattactttttttttatttcaaacttAGAAGATAACCTTTAAACTCTCTTTCTACAAAAGATCTTTAACCTCTTACAATTTAGAATTTCAAATTAACTCAAGAAGAAAAGACTCGAACTATACTCAAGATGAGAGCTTAAAATATTTTAGTAACTCAGTAATATATCCTTCATCAACCAAGCTTAAGtttgatatttataggccctaaaaagcatcaagaatgaaacaaaaatattaaatCCCTAAAAATTTTGAGATACAAGCAATACTACCACTAACACTAGGCAGCACTACTATCGTAACTTTTGATGTCACAAATCTAGACTTTTATAGTAATaacatcataaaatttaaattttgagtGGTACTATCACTGCCCTTGGCATAGCTATTACTGCCATAAGCAGTACCATCGTTGAAAAGGCTAACAAAGCACAAACTATACTTATTGACTAACTTAAGCAGTACTACCACTtgagtctagcgataccaccacccaagccTGGTTTAGGCTACTAGTTTGACTTTTTAACGAGTCCAATTAATCCAACTTCATGCCCAATGGTTTTCTTGATATGTGAGCTTTATTTCGATCTAATATGGTTTTCTTGATTTTGTAatcaaaggatttttttttatgtcacttatctcaaaagcatattagtctcgtaaactcatcaattgatttcatcattaaaatttgagattcaacaaaaattaaaactaaaaatagattataatcataatttaattaaGGATAAagtttaatcaaaattaattttgaccAAAGTCAAAATCCCTATCACCCAAATACCCCTTCTCTCAATTTCCTCTCATTGCAACTTTTCCATTGCATGTGACCAATGCAATCTCATGGTCAATAATCCTTGACCGACACCCCTCTGTCGCGGATGACTTGCCACCGGTTTGGCAGCCATCTTCATGGCACAGCCTTGTCGGGCGCCAAGTTCCATAGCGACAATGCCCAATAGCCCGTCAAGCCCTCTTGTCACTATGATATAGCCAATTGTAATGTCAGCACCTGGGCGGTGCTGCTAATGCCATATTTTGAACCTTAGGACCCTTTTGTTGTGATGCTTGGAGGCATTGTCATCCGAAAAATCCAAACATAACCATGCCAACTAGACTCCTACAGCCGCCTAATAACACCATTGTCCAACCGATCATGTGCCGGACCACCCCATGATCCTTGGCATTGCTAGTCGAGGCCAATGCCCATGAGCACAATAATTGATGTTGTCACTCAACATGCCTGCTCCGAACTCCATTGCTGCGGATGCGGCATCGCCCACAACCCTAAGTTGACATGATTGCATCATGCCTCTTGCACAATCACTGTCGAAGCCCCCCTACCATCGCTATTTGGGGCAACTGTGACACATTATAGGGTCAATGAAGGCCACCGCCCTCTATAGCATTGTTATCTACCACCAGTTAGGATATGAATGTCACCGAGAGGAGGAATGAATTAGTGATATCGTAAAACTTACaacgattttaaaaaaattatattctataaaacccataataaaaatatatttaaactttAAATAATCATAAGAGTGCAAGCAGAAGTAGTAGATAGTTAAACAAGAAAGCAATTAAGGTAAACATCAAAAGAAAGAGGCatactggatttatagtggttcattcgtcgtgacctacgtccactcccgattcctccttcatCGAAATCACCAGCTTCTAttatcagtcttctttcaatgggcaaagatcaactaccctcttacaactctttctttttttcacagTTAGGAGACAATATTTACAAGTCTTATGAGACAATATTTacaagtcttacacctctcttagaatgatcacaaaacttaaGGAAGATGAGGATAACAGTTTTTAAAGATTTTTATAACTtagaatctcaagacttttgttctcAATTTCGTACTTTGTAAGCAggaaagattggggtatttataggccctaaatgacttcaaaaataaagccaaaaagtatctcatcctgggtttctaggGTACTGGCGATATCATCACCAttactgggcaataccaccattTGTCAGACTAACAACTGACGATACCACACTGACTAtaccaccgcttgtcaatttgacactaggcggtaccatcgcctagtctaacactgacaccgcccaatctggtggtaccatcgcttgacaaaatctggaagactgtgtctgggtgataccactaccagtctaggcggtaccaccacctagacaacttgggaggtcgagcctcaaacagtgccaccgcttgggctaGCTAGAGATCACTGAATGAGCTAAACAAcatgcccaattcagccctaattcgggcccaattgacccctaattgagttagtagggttaacccaaacctaactcaaattaaggcGTAACTACGACGATTAAGACTAAAACAATTATAAAATAAGAAGCTAAGTTGTTTGACATATCATTTGTTTATCCAAACTCCtgacgaacttccaacaaacttctAGCGCATTATCCAAACCTTTGGCGTATCACCTGATCCATCATCAAGTTGATTCCCGCAACTTCCAATCTTAGCgcaacgtctgattcttccgGCTCAATACCCATTTTttaactccggcccaacgtttgattctttttgTTTCCATCATTTtgccttttttgatcgaagttagtcctacattacttttctcaaacagcacattagatcgtaaactcatcaactgatttcatcatcaaaattcaggatTCAACACCATCAACTCGTAATTCACCAATGTCAAGTCGTGATTCCTACTAAGGTTGGTGAACCCTATGCGTAAGACATTCATGGAGCTTCCTCAACATGGCCCCCTCTGCACTCCTATGATGCCACTAATTGTAGTGGTCCTTCTTATTGCGATGCTTGTGTGGCAACCACCCTTAATAGGGCTGTTGCACCATATGGGTAATAGCATCCTACTACAGCAGTGCTATCACAGGTAGTAGCGCCACCACCTAACGAAGTAGCTACTCAACGCAAGGCTAGTGACCAGAGTAGGCCGCCACCATCAATTACATCACTACTGACAACAAATTATCGACGATAGATTATCGATCAAAATTGGATAGCGTCTTTCTAATGCCCAAACATAGTAACTCTGCCTCCTAATAAGAGCAAGTGTTGGAATCTGATATGGCAGTAATTAATTAGAATTTAGGTCATGAAATAACTCTTCGCATTACGATTTCAGACAAACAATCTTTTCGATGGGAAATAGAGGAGAATCAGAAACTACCCTTAGTGCTCCTAAAATCCACTTTATAGCTTCATCGCTGATCTAGTAATTGCATCCTCTGTCTGCAGACAATTGAACAAGATTGATCATCAGCATTAGCATTAGGTATTTCAACaataacatattttttttcttgaaatgaAATATATCTTGGATTGCCCAATTGGCTCATAGTTCTTCATTAGATTAAAAGacaataggtccacataagtaacAACATACCGTATATACGAGGGCGAGGAAACCTCTTGCACCTATAAGCATGCAAACAATATAGAGGGGGAGACAAGCACAAATGCATATAGTGCCCTAAACGCATAGAGGCAATATAATATGATCATATGATGCAAGCATCATAGGATCAAAAATAATAAGATGATATAATTTAAATAGATCTAAAACAAATCTAAATAtatctaaattttttaataatctatGATAACTTAAATTTCAATATGACATGACTCTGATACTAATgacaagaaataaaattattatacaaaaattttatacTATGATTGAAACGCATATCATAGATCAAAGACATAAAGGTGTATACCTTTTCATATGATGCTCAACAAAATATGTATATCTCTACGAAGCACCTCTATCGTTGCACATCTATATAGGAATCTAGACTCatcttctcctttctttttgttttcaAGACCACGATAATTAATATAACCCTAAAATAATATAACCCTAAAAGATCTTGTCTATATATAAGCGAGGGCAAACGATTTAGGAAGGATAATTAGAAGTCTCTCCTATCAAGATCATATCTTaattttgctagtcataagtgcccagcaagccaatcacgtgagtgatagcacgtgtgacttgataaagaatctttttacttattatattttggtatatatcactttataattattgcatatatgcatatatatatattgtgatgtccttggatttatgcaatatgaatcagatcgtgatgagatcacgaaaatgagatcgattcacctttaaacacatatcctaaataatcccaatcataggttacttgagagggacatcatgataaccggacatactggtgtgctgtatacccgtccatatgatggatgcagctggtctcatagctgctcgtgtagggacactagggatacagtacaggtgctcattggagaatgagttcactaattgatccgcttacggaatgctggatggttgatgatgccttattgtcagacagcgatttcgtagtcctagtggtatatctggtccttagacttgagacaccaaggatgtcctgtatgagtgctccactttttgataccagacttataggtttggatatcccagatctagtacagctggtcattgggagtggtagtcgaccttacgagggctattgagtgtcgatagaggatcattcactatcgacgtcatgagaggaatatcccatgtgttcttgctcagacaaatccctgaccagggtaattcgggttgagagagaaagagttctatgagagaatccgattaaagcgagactcgagtagaaaccgtataggtctgatagcaccatgctcgatatacggtctttgggatattagacggatgagggactataggtacacggtaactaaggacagacaggtccaatggattggattccccttgtatcgtctggggactacggcgtagtggcctagtacgtccgtagtcgataagtcgagtaaattattacagagataataattcactgagttagaaggagttctgacaggtttgactcacggccagctcgatattgggcctagagggtcacacatatatggtaggcattgcgataagtaaagGTTTAGAtacgagatattcgacggagcccttgccttattggacatccaataagcccccttttttttcttttctttttttcctataCCGGGCATGGACGATCACAACAATAGATTAGTGTGCCGATCAATGAGATGTTTCTTAGGGCTTGCACGATAAACTATTTTTCCATTTGTATGATTGTTGTTTGTTCAATCTATGAAAAAATGTCTCCCCATAATCTTGtacctttttttttataactttatattttTAGATCCAATTCGTTTCAAAGAGAACAAATTTGATTATCCTTTTACATTCCATACTTCAAACTTGTAGATTGGCAAAAGAAAAAACCTTCCCTTCCAAATTAATACAAATTGTTCATTAAATACATACgatgatttattttattatatgacCATCACAATTACTTGAAATGAAAGGATTTTTGAACAAAACACAACCATTATCAAACAATGGATTTGCTATAGA contains the following coding sequences:
- the LOC103974112 gene encoding uncharacterized protein LOC103974112, with the protein product MLDESQVISTIELLTSKLLTQKRKRAATIAALDAVANGSTAICVQATPYGGARKNSQLISEDEIKPITTYECYSDVEELAASIFGREDGLLFFYNESITADTPLLEEAKDLDERHAFKVDESFVAESPLEEHEGLGLEHGDVVAIVDLKPSNHPPSIISNGPLKDEDTGGDALHSNGDEKQQELSKMEKLFIVDRTHSVDSKRLQLEEDTFGGSLTGASTSKSSMEWRSSTIFRDSETECPFSSSSRRSSSNWETYTLFRKYEEEMIFFDRISAQKLTETELFRSMKFQPRSTSQRIAHIFTTHKNRGSRDPYQELEGAYVSQICLAWEALNWNYTNFWQKIAKGSDSESSSCTAWIAQKFQQFQVLLQRFIENEPYERGRRPQVFAWKRISSPKLLLVPEFRGCYTPDTEADEGKEEMISSTEFLAILEDAIRTFMNFLKADTANPCQMLKAFFKTKPSSVDPNLLRLLKRTNKKNKTRLKDLSKRRRCLMKKKRKGEEDMEILMGLIDMKIVSRVLRMPEISQEQLRWCEEKMSKVKVWDGKIQRDSSPLFFFPVR